The Flexivirga oryzae genome has a segment encoding these proteins:
- a CDS encoding aspartate aminotransferase family protein: MTTPTTQSDDLTPAGTPRAEAARDHLWGHFTRQSVYEPKDQGGAGSAIPTIVKGEGAYIWDTNGKKYLDGLSGLFTVQVGHGRTELAEAAAAQAKELAFFPIWSYAHRPAIDLAERLASYAPGSLNRVFFTTGGGEAVESAWKLAKQYFKLTGKPGKHKVISRAVAYHGTPQGALSITGLPPLKEMFEPLVPGAFKVPNTNIYRAQPELRDDPKAFGRWAADRIAEAIEFEGPDTVAAVFLEPVQNAGGCFPPPPGYFERVREICDEYDVLLVSDETICAFGRIGEIFACKDFGYEPDIITCAKGMTSGYSPIGAMIASDKLFEPYKHGTTMFPHGYTFGGHPVSAAVAMANLDIFEKEGLVQHVHENAPIFLATLEKLKDLPIVGDVRGDGFFYGIELVKDKETRETFSDDESERVLYGFLSKALYDAGLYCRADDRGDPVVQLAPPVIIGQTEFDEIEQKLRGVLTEAWSLL, from the coding sequence ATGACAACTCCCACAACGCAATCCGACGATCTCACACCCGCTGGCACTCCTCGCGCCGAGGCTGCCCGCGACCACCTGTGGGGCCACTTCACCCGGCAGTCGGTCTACGAACCGAAGGACCAGGGCGGCGCGGGCTCGGCGATCCCCACGATCGTCAAGGGTGAGGGCGCCTACATCTGGGACACCAACGGCAAGAAGTACCTCGACGGATTGTCCGGGCTCTTCACCGTGCAGGTCGGTCACGGCCGCACCGAGTTGGCCGAGGCGGCCGCCGCGCAGGCCAAGGAGCTGGCCTTCTTCCCGATCTGGTCCTACGCGCACCGTCCGGCGATCGACCTCGCCGAGCGGCTGGCGTCATACGCCCCGGGTTCGCTCAACCGGGTGTTCTTCACCACCGGTGGCGGCGAGGCGGTCGAGTCGGCGTGGAAGCTGGCCAAGCAGTACTTCAAGCTGACCGGCAAGCCGGGCAAGCACAAGGTGATCAGCCGCGCGGTCGCCTACCACGGCACGCCGCAGGGCGCCCTGTCGATCACCGGGCTGCCGCCGCTCAAGGAGATGTTCGAGCCGCTGGTGCCGGGTGCCTTCAAGGTGCCCAACACCAACATCTACCGGGCGCAGCCGGAGCTGCGCGACGACCCGAAGGCGTTCGGGCGCTGGGCCGCCGACCGGATCGCCGAGGCGATCGAGTTCGAGGGTCCCGACACCGTTGCGGCGGTCTTCCTGGAGCCGGTGCAGAACGCCGGCGGTTGCTTCCCGCCGCCCCCCGGCTACTTCGAGCGGGTGCGCGAGATCTGCGACGAGTACGACGTGCTGCTGGTCTCGGACGAGACGATCTGCGCGTTCGGCCGCATCGGCGAGATCTTCGCGTGCAAGGACTTCGGCTACGAGCCGGACATCATCACCTGCGCCAAGGGTATGACGTCGGGCTACTCCCCGATCGGCGCGATGATCGCCAGTGACAAGCTCTTCGAGCCGTACAAGCACGGCACCACGATGTTCCCGCACGGTTACACCTTCGGTGGCCACCCGGTGTCGGCAGCGGTCGCCATGGCCAACCTGGACATCTTCGAGAAGGAGGGCCTGGTCCAGCACGTGCACGAGAACGCTCCGATCTTCCTGGCCACCCTGGAGAAGCTCAAGGACCTGCCGATCGTCGGTGACGTCCGCGGTGACGGGTTCTTCTACGGCATCGAGCTGGTCAAGGACAAGGAGACCCGCGAGACGTTCTCGGACGACGAGTCCGAGCGCGTGCTCTACGGCTTCCTGTCCAAGGCGCTGTATGACGCGGGCCTCTACTGCCGCGCCGACGACCGCGGCGACCCCGTGGTCCAGCTCGCGCCGCCGGTGATCATCGGGCAGACCGAGTTCGACGAGATCGAGCAGAAGCTGCGCGGTGTGCTCACCGAGGCGTGGTCGCTGCTCTGA
- a CDS encoding saccharopine dehydrogenase family protein — protein MTSTVGTVLQRQHDIVLYGATGFVGKLTAEHLARHTPAGVRVALAGRSRAKVEAVRDTLPGAAQDWPVLVADSSDEKSLRALAQSAKVVISTVGPYARYGLPLVGTCAAVGTDYVDLTGEVLFVRESIDRFQDEAARTGARIVHSCGFDSIPSDLGALVLSQRVVDEGAGELGDTTLYMTMKGGVSGGTVASAMTQVDQVRADATKRKIALDKFALSPDRANEPSGEWRDSAAVRYAPEVKSWTAPFVMAMYNTRIVRRSNALLQHAYGSSFRYREVQRTGGGWQGRVTAYGVAGVLGLGFGAMSARPLRPVVKRVLPSPGDGPSEHARDTGHFRATLRTTTSTGAAYQSVVAAQGDPGYAATAVMLGESALCLAVSRDECPLPPGLNGGVLTPATALGTVLVDRLRDRGFTIEASRV, from the coding sequence ATGACATCGACCGTCGGCACAGTGCTGCAGCGGCAGCACGACATCGTCCTGTACGGCGCGACCGGGTTCGTCGGCAAACTCACCGCCGAGCACCTGGCCCGTCATACCCCGGCGGGAGTGCGCGTGGCGCTGGCCGGCCGCAGCCGCGCCAAGGTCGAGGCGGTCCGCGACACGTTGCCCGGTGCGGCGCAGGACTGGCCGGTCCTGGTCGCCGACTCCTCCGACGAGAAGTCGCTGCGAGCCCTGGCGCAGAGCGCGAAGGTCGTCATCAGCACCGTCGGCCCCTACGCGAGGTACGGCCTGCCACTCGTCGGCACCTGCGCCGCCGTCGGCACCGACTACGTCGACCTGACCGGTGAGGTGCTGTTCGTGCGCGAGTCGATCGACCGGTTCCAGGACGAAGCGGCTCGCACCGGCGCCCGCATCGTGCACTCGTGCGGATTCGACTCCATCCCTTCGGATCTCGGGGCACTTGTGCTCTCCCAGCGGGTGGTCGACGAGGGTGCCGGGGAGCTGGGCGACACGACGCTCTACATGACGATGAAGGGCGGCGTCAGCGGAGGCACGGTCGCCTCGGCGATGACACAGGTGGACCAGGTACGCGCCGATGCCACGAAGCGGAAGATCGCGCTCGACAAGTTCGCGCTCAGCCCGGACCGGGCGAACGAACCGAGTGGCGAGTGGCGGGACAGCGCAGCCGTCCGTTACGCGCCCGAGGTGAAATCGTGGACGGCGCCCTTCGTCATGGCGATGTACAACACCCGCATCGTGCGGCGCAGCAACGCACTGCTGCAGCATGCGTACGGCTCGTCGTTCCGCTACCGCGAGGTGCAGCGCACCGGCGGCGGCTGGCAGGGCCGGGTGACGGCGTACGGCGTGGCCGGGGTGCTCGGCCTGGGGTTCGGTGCCATGTCCGCGCGCCCTCTGCGCCCGGTGGTGAAGCGCGTGCTGCCCTCCCCCGGCGACGGCCCGAGTGAGCACGCCCGCGACACCGGGCACTTCCGGGCGACGCTTCGGACGACGACGAGCACGGGTGCGGCATACCAGAGTGTCGTTGCGGCACAGGGCGATCCGGGGTATGCCGCAACGGCTGTCATGCTCGGCGAGAGCGCGCTGTGCCTGGCAGTGTCGCGCGACGAGTGCCCGCTGCCCCCCGGGCTGAACGGCGGGGTGCTCACACCGGCGACGGCACTGGGCACCGTGCTGGTCGACCGGCTGCGGGACCGAGGTTTCACCATCGAGGCGTCACGAGTCTGA
- a CDS encoding winged helix DNA-binding domain-containing protein — MTSTGSAKPVVRRQLSRLRLVAQRLAPASQTPPTEVVRWLTCLQAQDFRSARSAVALRAGCTVAEVDVAINAGRIVRSWPMRGTLHLVEPADLRWMLALNAEPTQRAARRRHEQLGIAPRDVDRARSVTTAALQGGRGLDRAGLFALWEQHGIATGAQRGAHLVQTLCLQTHLVLGPVVGRQQRFVLFDDWIETSRPVDRTANVADWALRYFRSHGPATIADFRWWSGVLQRDLAPVWDTVRAELDELVVDGTSYFLAPETLAAWEDSRDVTLRSVLMPAFDELLLGYADRTPTLDRGHADLVVPGGNGMFKATVVDGGHAVATWRRGTRKDGPLVEVSPFAARLSRRAERAVPRLAARYPFD; from the coding sequence ATGACCAGCACCGGATCGGCGAAGCCCGTTGTGCGACGTCAGCTTTCCCGGCTGCGTCTGGTCGCGCAACGGCTCGCGCCCGCCTCGCAGACGCCTCCCACTGAGGTTGTCCGCTGGCTGACCTGCCTGCAGGCACAGGACTTTCGCTCGGCACGGTCCGCCGTAGCACTGCGCGCGGGCTGCACCGTCGCCGAGGTGGACGTCGCGATCAACGCGGGCCGGATCGTCCGCTCGTGGCCGATGCGCGGCACGTTGCACCTCGTCGAACCTGCCGACCTGCGCTGGATGCTGGCGTTGAACGCCGAACCGACCCAGCGGGCCGCCCGGCGCCGGCACGAGCAGCTGGGCATCGCACCGCGGGACGTCGACCGAGCCCGGTCGGTGACCACGGCGGCGCTGCAGGGCGGCCGCGGGCTGGATCGCGCCGGGTTGTTCGCGCTCTGGGAGCAACACGGAATCGCGACCGGCGCCCAACGCGGCGCGCACCTGGTGCAGACACTGTGCCTGCAGACCCACCTGGTGCTGGGTCCGGTCGTCGGCCGGCAGCAGCGTTTCGTCCTGTTCGACGACTGGATAGAGACTTCACGGCCGGTGGATCGCACTGCGAACGTTGCCGATTGGGCGCTTCGCTACTTCCGGTCACACGGGCCGGCGACGATCGCCGACTTCCGTTGGTGGAGCGGAGTGCTGCAGCGCGACCTCGCACCGGTGTGGGACACGGTGCGGGCGGAGCTCGACGAGTTGGTCGTGGACGGCACGTCATACTTCCTGGCGCCGGAAACCCTTGCGGCGTGGGAGGACTCGCGAGACGTCACCTTGCGATCGGTTCTCATGCCCGCGTTCGACGAGCTGCTGCTCGGCTATGCCGACCGCACACCGACGCTCGATCGTGGGCACGCGGACCTGGTGGTCCCCGGCGGCAACGGCATGTTCAAGGCAACGGTCGTCGACGGCGGCCATGCCGTCGCGACCTGGCGTCGCGGCACCCGCAAGGACGGTCCGCTCGTCGAGGTCTCGCCCTTCGCCGCCCGGTTGTCGAGACGCGCCGAACGCGCGGTCCCACGGCTCGCGGCGCGCTACCCGTTCGACTGA
- a CDS encoding NUDIX domain-containing protein, whose protein sequence is MSDDDQGRGHGVVLATDSHGNELLTVELGPPAHIAAEAPLTGALVVVTGVHGVLLVHDVWRDQWELTGGGIEDGESSMQAAQREVWEESGQRVSRLEQVGRAMFRLSAGRLERADLFTGTVQRILPFTGNDETDAIRWWDGRSEFDGLGPIDAELVRQVRRDLKGISRRRPQSNG, encoded by the coding sequence GTGAGCGATGACGATCAGGGCCGTGGGCACGGCGTGGTGCTGGCGACCGATTCCCACGGCAACGAGCTATTGACAGTCGAGTTGGGGCCACCTGCTCATATCGCGGCAGAGGCGCCGCTCACAGGTGCGCTCGTTGTCGTTACGGGAGTTCATGGCGTTCTACTCGTGCACGACGTTTGGCGCGATCAGTGGGAGCTGACCGGCGGAGGGATCGAGGACGGGGAATCGTCGATGCAGGCAGCGCAACGCGAGGTATGGGAGGAATCCGGGCAGCGCGTCAGCAGGCTCGAGCAGGTCGGACGTGCAATGTTCAGGTTGTCAGCAGGGCGGCTCGAGCGCGCGGATCTGTTCACGGGTACGGTGCAGCGCATTCTGCCGTTCACCGGCAATGACGAAACGGACGCCATCCGCTGGTGGGATGGTAGGAGCGAGTTCGATGGCCTGGGACCGATCGACGCGGAACTGGTCCGCCAGGTGCGACGCGACCTGAAGGGAATTTCTCGCCGCCGACCTCAGTCGAACGGGTAG
- a CDS encoding SIMPL domain-containing protein translates to MAEEQSGVTVVGVGVVRVPTTEAAVRLLVERREPQPGAAMREAAAVVAAALEVLRSAGVPDKDVRTAAVSVSPNKVWADEHEQIQGYDAQQRLHVRVTDLDVLDQLLGGLVDRCGTALQIDDLSLSGEPTAAARSLARRQAIEDAREKASDYAEFTGRTLGRAESVDETPDAQRPLPPPRGRMAMAAAASMPIAQGEDTTTVTVRVHWQFE, encoded by the coding sequence ATGGCTGAGGAACAGAGCGGGGTGACGGTCGTCGGGGTCGGCGTCGTGCGGGTGCCGACGACCGAGGCCGCGGTGCGGCTGCTGGTCGAGCGCCGGGAGCCGCAACCCGGTGCCGCGATGCGGGAGGCCGCCGCGGTGGTGGCCGCGGCGTTGGAGGTGTTGCGCTCTGCCGGTGTGCCGGACAAGGACGTGCGCACCGCAGCCGTGAGCGTGTCGCCCAACAAGGTGTGGGCCGACGAACACGAGCAGATCCAGGGGTATGACGCCCAGCAGCGCCTGCACGTACGGGTGACCGACCTGGACGTCCTTGACCAGCTGCTAGGCGGGCTGGTGGACCGGTGCGGCACCGCGTTGCAGATCGACGATCTGTCGCTGAGTGGTGAACCGACCGCTGCGGCCAGGTCGCTCGCACGCCGACAGGCGATCGAGGATGCTCGCGAGAAGGCTTCGGACTACGCAGAATTCACCGGCCGCACGCTGGGGCGGGCCGAGTCCGTCGACGAGACACCGGACGCGCAGCGTCCGCTGCCACCCCCGCGCGGCCGGATGGCGATGGCCGCTGCGGCGTCCATGCCGATCGCGCAGGGTGAGGACACGACGACCGTGACGGTCCGGGTGCACTGGCAGTTCGAGTAA
- a CDS encoding AAA family ATPase, with protein MITTLAVSGYRSLRDVVVPLAPLTVVTGGNGSGKSSLYRALRLLARCGQGQLIGSLAREGGLQSVLWAGPESLAGARRGAPVEGTVRKGPISLRMGYASDDFGYLTDLGLPQPTGLPTAFQRDPELKRELVFAGPVMRPATTSVRRRRGLVEVRDSRGWVEVRDGLPSYRSVLREYADPQVAPEVFAVREQIGSWRFYDGFRVDADAPARRPQVGTRTPVLAGDGSDLAAAVQTILESGFDELERTIADAFDGARPQVLIADGLFDVAIAQPGMLRPLRAAELSDGTLRYLLLATALLAVDPPTLMVLNEPETSLHPSLIAPLARLVAAAAQRCQLVVVTHSEQLIDELRATDDRVGEVVLTKNLGETVVEGQGLLTKPSWEWGSR; from the coding sequence ATGATCACCACCCTGGCCGTGAGCGGTTACCGGTCACTGCGGGACGTTGTCGTCCCGCTCGCGCCGCTCACCGTCGTGACCGGGGGCAACGGCAGCGGCAAGTCCTCGCTCTACCGTGCGCTCCGGTTGCTGGCCCGGTGCGGGCAGGGTCAGCTGATCGGCTCCCTCGCGCGGGAGGGCGGCCTGCAGTCCGTGCTCTGGGCCGGGCCCGAGTCGCTGGCCGGTGCCCGTCGCGGCGCACCCGTCGAGGGCACCGTCCGGAAGGGTCCGATCAGTCTCCGAATGGGTTACGCCAGTGATGATTTCGGCTATCTGACCGATCTCGGGCTACCGCAACCGACGGGGCTGCCGACCGCGTTCCAACGCGACCCGGAGCTGAAGCGCGAGCTGGTGTTCGCCGGGCCGGTGATGCGGCCGGCGACGACGTCGGTCCGGCGGCGTCGTGGTCTGGTCGAGGTGCGTGACAGCCGCGGCTGGGTGGAGGTGCGCGACGGGCTCCCGTCATACCGCAGCGTGTTGCGGGAGTATGCCGACCCGCAGGTCGCGCCCGAAGTCTTCGCTGTGCGCGAGCAGATCGGTTCGTGGCGGTTCTACGACGGGTTCCGGGTCGATGCGGACGCTCCCGCCCGGCGGCCGCAGGTCGGCACGCGCACGCCGGTGCTCGCCGGGGACGGCTCGGATCTGGCGGCCGCGGTGCAGACGATCCTGGAGAGCGGCTTCGACGAGCTGGAGCGGACGATCGCCGACGCGTTCGACGGGGCCAGGCCGCAGGTGCTGATCGCGGACGGGCTCTTCGACGTCGCCATCGCCCAGCCGGGCATGCTGCGGCCGCTGCGTGCCGCGGAGCTCTCCGACGGCACGCTGCGTTACCTGCTGCTCGCGACGGCGCTGCTGGCCGTGGATCCGCCGACGCTGATGGTCCTCAACGAGCCGGAGACCTCGCTGCACCCGTCGCTCATCGCACCACTCGCGCGGCTGGTCGCGGCGGCCGCGCAACGTTGCCAACTCGTCGTGGTGACCCACTCGGAGCAGCTCATCGACGAGTTGCGGGCGACGGACGACCGCGTCGGTGAGGTCGTGCTCACCAAGAATCTCGGCGAGACCGTCGTCGAGGGACAGGGCCTGCTGACGAAACCGTCGTGGGAGTGGGGATCGCGCTGA